A stretch of Desulfotalea psychrophila LSv54 DNA encodes these proteins:
- a CDS encoding TetR/AcrR family transcriptional regulator — translation MTKKEIIIQAATELFTEKGYRETTTSDIRKKAKVAQGTLFYHFANKEGILLHIFSSIINSQLEAIKFFPSNEGTGMEALIKYAQFCNDLRREEGSTLVFVLPNFVPSLLYQHEETKKIFLEFFDTSIAQVEYLIKRGIEDGSIREMDPHTTAHFFIATSIGIDRHMTLTIAPTPNLFPTYLNFMKKALAPEAT, via the coding sequence ATGACCAAAAAAGAAATTATTATCCAGGCCGCCACAGAGCTCTTTACCGAAAAAGGCTACCGAGAAACAACCACCTCGGATATCCGCAAGAAGGCAAAGGTCGCACAGGGGACACTCTTTTACCACTTTGCAAATAAGGAAGGAATATTATTGCATATTTTCTCTTCCATCATCAACTCCCAGCTGGAGGCGATAAAATTCTTCCCCTCCAACGAGGGAACAGGCATGGAGGCTCTTATAAAATATGCCCAATTTTGTAATGACTTACGCCGTGAAGAGGGCAGTACCCTCGTCTTTGTTTTGCCCAATTTTGTCCCAAGCCTGCTCTACCAACATGAGGAGACAAAAAAAATATTTCTTGAGTTCTTCGACACCTCTATAGCTCAGGTTGAGTATTTAATAAAGAGAGGTATAGAGGATGGCTCTATCCGGGAGATGGATCCACATACAACAGCGCATTTCTTTATTGCCACCTCAATAGGGATTGATCGACATATGACACTAACAATAGCCCCTACGCCGAATCTATTTCCCACTTACCTCAATTTTATGAAAAAAGCACTTGCCCCGGAGGCAACCTGA
- a CDS encoding sulfite exporter TauE/SafE family protein: MASLVVFFAWMLAGFVNNIAGFGAAMVAMPIIAIWSAVVGESISVAVPSCTLIVLALNVQLAWSHRSYIQWARLKYLVIGGIFGTAVGIKVLPLLSETVLQLSMGIFLILYGGLGLIRREKKQVAISSVWGLLAGILSTILGLAFGFNGPPLAVYVALTRWPQEAVKGILSAAFILSCLIILVGQILTGLQTLTTFLTFLLALPGVLCGGFVGIRVSKRLGERSYRTIIFVGLIFMGLSLLVAAF; this comes from the coding sequence ATGGCCAGTTTGGTTGTTTTTTTTGCGTGGATGTTAGCGGGCTTTGTCAACAACATTGCGGGTTTTGGGGCTGCGATGGTTGCCATGCCCATTATTGCTATATGGAGTGCCGTGGTTGGCGAGAGTATTAGTGTCGCTGTGCCAAGCTGTACTCTTATTGTTTTGGCCCTGAATGTACAACTTGCCTGGTCACATCGTAGCTATATTCAATGGGCTCGGTTGAAGTATCTTGTCATTGGCGGGATTTTTGGTACCGCAGTTGGCATAAAGGTTTTACCCCTGCTTTCCGAGACAGTCCTCCAACTCTCCATGGGAATTTTTCTTATACTCTATGGCGGTCTAGGCCTGATTCGTCGAGAAAAAAAACAGGTTGCCATAAGTTCAGTTTGGGGACTTTTGGCGGGTATCCTGTCAACGATACTGGGATTGGCCTTTGGCTTTAATGGACCACCTCTTGCTGTCTATGTGGCTCTTACCCGTTGGCCGCAGGAGGCAGTTAAGGGGATTTTAAGTGCAGCCTTTATTCTTTCCTGCCTGATAATTCTTGTTGGCCAGATATTGACAGGCCTGCAAACTCTCACAACATTTTTAACATTTCTACTTGCCCTGCCTGGGGTACTCTGTGGTGGTTTTGTGGGAATCAGGGTGTCGAAGCGATTAGGTGAGCGCTCCTATAGAACTATTATTTTTGTCGGTCTTATCTTTATGGGACTTTCTCTGCTTGTGGCTGCGTTTTAA
- a CDS encoding O-acetylhomoserine aminocarboxypropyltransferase/cysteine synthase family protein: MKNWHIDTLAVQAGYEPKNGEPRIVPIAQSTTFKYDTAGAIADLFDLKAAGHMYSRISNPTVAVFEDKIAAMEGGVGALAVSSGQAASTISVINICQAGDHFIALATLYGGTFNLFKHSMKKWGIEVTFVDPAASPEEIKAAFKDNTKLIFGESLSNPGTDVLDFEKFVAIKNEMGVPLIVDNTFPTPILCRPIELGADIVTHSTTKYIDGHATSVGGIIIDSGNFDWTNGKFPGLTEPDDSYHGLSYTETFGKAAYIVKARVQWIRDIGCYQTPQNAFLSNLGLETLHLRMERHSENALRLAEFLDGHDKVEWVKYPMLPADSNYALCKKYLSAGSGVLTFGVKGSAQDAEKIMNSLQLAAIVVHVADVRTGVLHPASMTHRQLSSEDLEKAGITPQLIRVSVGIEKIDDIIADFKQALAQL, from the coding sequence ATGAAGAACTGGCATATTGACACACTTGCAGTACAGGCAGGCTATGAGCCTAAAAATGGTGAGCCACGTATTGTTCCCATCGCCCAGAGCACCACTTTTAAGTATGATACAGCAGGGGCAATTGCAGATCTCTTTGATCTCAAGGCCGCCGGACACATGTATTCGCGCATCAGCAACCCAACAGTCGCGGTCTTTGAGGATAAAATTGCAGCAATGGAGGGTGGCGTCGGTGCCCTTGCTGTTTCTTCCGGACAGGCGGCCTCGACAATTTCTGTGATCAATATTTGCCAGGCAGGTGATCACTTTATTGCTCTTGCCACCCTCTATGGTGGTACATTTAACCTCTTCAAACACAGTATGAAGAAATGGGGCATCGAAGTAACCTTTGTTGACCCTGCCGCCAGTCCCGAAGAGATAAAGGCTGCCTTTAAAGACAATACCAAACTCATTTTCGGTGAGAGTCTCTCCAATCCCGGTACCGACGTGCTCGATTTTGAGAAATTTGTCGCCATTAAAAATGAAATGGGCGTACCTCTCATTGTCGACAATACATTTCCTACCCCAATTCTCTGTCGCCCCATAGAGCTTGGCGCAGATATAGTGACCCACTCAACAACAAAATACATTGACGGCCACGCCACCAGTGTGGGTGGTATTATCATTGATTCCGGAAATTTTGATTGGACAAACGGCAAATTCCCCGGCCTGACTGAGCCCGATGACTCCTACCATGGCCTCTCCTATACAGAAACATTTGGCAAGGCAGCATACATTGTTAAGGCAAGAGTTCAGTGGATCCGTGATATTGGTTGCTATCAAACACCACAAAATGCATTTCTCTCCAACCTTGGCCTTGAAACCCTACATCTACGCATGGAGCGCCATTCTGAAAATGCTCTCCGTTTAGCAGAGTTCCTCGACGGGCATGACAAGGTTGAATGGGTAAAGTACCCCATGCTCCCAGCTGATTCCAACTATGCCCTCTGCAAAAAATACCTCAGTGCGGGTAGTGGCGTTTTAACATTTGGCGTAAAAGGATCAGCCCAGGACGCAGAAAAAATAATGAATTCCCTCCAGCTCGCCGCAATTGTTGTTCATGTGGCAGATGTAAGAACAGGCGTTCTCCACCCTGCCAGCATGACCCATCGCCAACTCAGCAGCGAGGACCTGGAAAAAGCAGGCATTACGCCCCAGCTTATTCGGGTAAGTGTTGGTATTGAAAAAATAGATGACATCATTGCCGATTTTAAGCAGGCCCTAGCCCAGCTATAA
- a CDS encoding efflux RND transporter periplasmic adaptor subunit has product MKTTSFVKYCTGFALALVFCSPLSSFASEEPTKDGQKAPATAVSAITLKPTAIQYTQQIPARATAYKVAEIRPQVTGIIKKRLFTEGGAVKKGSQLYQIDPAPYQAVYNSAKADLLKAHANLESTNVKEKRYAQLVLINAVSKQAYDDTWAALLQAKADVAIAEASVASAKINLKYTKVYAPISGLIGKSNVTEGALVTANQAPLMAQITQLDPIYIDMQEVRNKVLVMKQKAKNTEEILVNLDFGGNLGIYQHQGKLQFSDVIVNPTTASVELRAIFPNPEQILFPGLFAYATLLLDEVDVLLIPQQAAIRGLKGKVSAWTINDKSQAVSVSIKVGESYGNNWIVTEGLKAGDKVITEGFQRLRTEATVKITAPQDTAKK; this is encoded by the coding sequence ATGAAGACTACGTCATTTGTTAAATATTGCACAGGATTCGCCCTTGCCCTGGTATTTTGCTCGCCGCTCTCCTCCTTTGCCAGCGAAGAGCCGACAAAAGATGGACAGAAGGCACCAGCTACTGCCGTTTCTGCCATCACCCTCAAACCAACCGCAATTCAATATACCCAGCAGATTCCTGCCCGGGCCACAGCCTACAAGGTGGCAGAAATACGGCCACAGGTCACAGGAATCATAAAAAAACGTCTCTTCACCGAAGGAGGAGCGGTAAAAAAAGGCAGCCAGCTCTACCAAATTGACCCTGCACCCTACCAAGCGGTCTACAATAGTGCCAAGGCCGATCTACTCAAGGCCCATGCCAACCTTGAATCAACAAATGTCAAAGAAAAGCGCTATGCTCAACTTGTCCTGATCAATGCTGTAAGTAAACAGGCCTACGACGATACCTGGGCCGCACTTCTACAGGCAAAGGCGGATGTTGCCATAGCAGAGGCTTCAGTTGCCTCGGCCAAGATCAATCTTAAATACACCAAAGTTTATGCCCCTATCAGTGGCCTTATCGGTAAATCTAACGTGACAGAAGGCGCCTTGGTTACCGCAAACCAAGCTCCACTCATGGCCCAGATCACCCAACTCGACCCAATTTACATAGACATGCAGGAGGTACGTAACAAGGTACTTGTCATGAAACAAAAGGCGAAAAACACCGAGGAAATTCTGGTCAATCTCGATTTTGGCGGCAACCTTGGTATCTATCAACACCAGGGGAAATTGCAGTTTTCCGATGTTATCGTTAACCCTACAACAGCAAGCGTAGAGCTACGCGCCATCTTTCCCAACCCTGAACAGATCCTTTTCCCGGGTCTTTTTGCCTATGCCACCCTGCTTCTGGATGAAGTAGACGTTCTTCTCATTCCACAACAGGCAGCTATTCGTGGCCTGAAGGGAAAAGTTTCTGCCTGGACAATAAACGATAAAAGCCAGGCCGTTTCTGTATCAATAAAGGTGGGTGAATCCTATGGCAACAACTGGATTGTAACAGAGGGCCTTAAGGCAGGAGATAAGGTTATCACTGAAGGTTTCCAACGACTCCGAACAGAGGCAACTGTAAAAATCACGGCGCCTCAAGATACGGCAAAGAAATAG
- a CDS encoding Na+/H+ antiporter NhaC family protein, with protein MRKRVLLFLTVTALVAICQPAWAADSSLGPQNAVKFGLFTLVPPLVAIVLAFITRNVVISLFLGVFSGALMLETKGLDLYHGFLNGFLRVSNEILSSLADSWNAGIILQCLAIGGLIALVSKMGGAKAIAEALSKKATSPRSSQFVTWVLGLFIFFDDYANSLTVGPIMRPVTDKMKVSREKLAFIIDATAAPIAGIALISTWVAYEVGLIRDGLQGIGLEINAYGLFVETIPYRFYNILILFFIIGTIWFMREFGPMYKAEQRARTTGKLLADDAKPMVADEATDLEPDPDVKASIWYAIIPIGTLIVAAFLGFYFNGYGSVMAGGNAALVTLLKNDPMSFLAVREAFGASDASVVLFQAALIAGLVAMVIAVGKRILSMEQAVSTWIQGVKSLNITAVILLLAWSLSGMIKELGTASYLVTVLSDAIPVFLLPAIVFIMGSVISFATGTSYGTMGILMPLCIPLAYALSPDHSYLILNVSAVLTGAIFGDHCSPISDTTILSSMGSACDHIDHTRTQLYYAVPVALIAIFFGYIPAGLGMPILLVLPISILAVFVLIRVVGKPVSN; from the coding sequence ATGCGAAAAAGAGTTTTATTGTTTCTGACTGTGACAGCTTTGGTGGCAATTTGCCAACCAGCATGGGCAGCAGATTCGAGTCTTGGACCCCAGAATGCGGTAAAATTTGGTCTTTTTACCCTTGTACCACCGCTTGTTGCCATTGTTCTGGCCTTTATTACCAGAAACGTAGTGATATCTCTATTTCTCGGTGTGTTTTCCGGCGCTCTGATGCTTGAGACTAAGGGCCTTGATCTCTATCATGGCTTTTTGAATGGTTTCTTGCGTGTCTCCAATGAAATTCTTTCCTCCCTTGCAGATTCTTGGAACGCGGGTATTATTCTCCAGTGTTTGGCTATTGGTGGCTTGATTGCCCTCGTCTCTAAGATGGGTGGGGCTAAGGCCATTGCCGAGGCCCTTTCAAAGAAGGCAACAAGCCCAAGAAGTTCACAGTTTGTTACCTGGGTACTTGGTCTGTTTATCTTTTTTGATGACTATGCAAACTCACTGACTGTGGGTCCTATTATGCGTCCTGTAACCGATAAGATGAAGGTTTCCCGTGAGAAACTTGCCTTTATTATTGATGCAACGGCAGCTCCCATTGCCGGCATAGCCCTTATCTCTACCTGGGTTGCCTATGAGGTGGGTTTGATTCGTGATGGACTGCAGGGGATTGGGCTTGAAATAAATGCCTATGGACTTTTTGTCGAGACCATTCCTTACCGTTTCTATAACATCTTAATCCTCTTTTTTATCATTGGTACTATTTGGTTCATGCGTGAGTTTGGCCCAATGTATAAGGCAGAGCAGCGTGCCAGAACCACCGGTAAGCTACTTGCTGACGATGCAAAACCAATGGTGGCTGATGAGGCAACAGATTTAGAGCCGGATCCTGATGTTAAGGCCAGTATCTGGTATGCAATTATTCCAATTGGTACCCTTATTGTCGCTGCCTTTCTCGGCTTCTATTTTAACGGTTACGGATCGGTAATGGCTGGAGGTAATGCTGCTCTTGTTACCCTGTTAAAAAATGATCCAATGAGCTTTTTGGCAGTACGAGAGGCCTTTGGCGCCTCCGATGCCTCCGTTGTGCTCTTTCAGGCAGCGCTTATTGCTGGCCTTGTTGCCATGGTAATTGCCGTAGGAAAAAGAATTCTCAGCATGGAACAGGCGGTTTCTACCTGGATTCAGGGAGTGAAATCTTTGAATATTACCGCCGTTATCCTCCTGCTTGCCTGGTCTCTTTCCGGTATGATTAAGGAGCTCGGCACCGCATCCTATCTTGTTACCGTTCTTTCCGATGCAATCCCTGTATTTCTGCTCCCTGCAATTGTCTTTATTATGGGTTCAGTTATATCCTTTGCAACGGGAACATCCTACGGAACAATGGGTATTTTAATGCCACTCTGTATTCCGCTTGCCTATGCGCTCTCTCCAGATCATTCATACCTTATTCTCAATGTGAGTGCGGTATTGACCGGCGCTATTTTTGGCGATCACTGTTCCCCTATCTCGGATACAACGATTCTCTCCTCCATGGGTTCTGCCTGTGATCATATTGATCACACCAGAACACAGCTTTATTATGCGGTTCCCGTAGCGCTTATTGCCATTTTCTTTGGATATATCCCGGCAGGTCTTGGTATGCCTATTCTTTTGGTACTTCCCATTTCGATTCTGGCTGTTTTTGTCCTCATACGCGTTGTTGGCAAGCCGGTAAGCAATTAG
- a CDS encoding efflux RND transporter permease subunit, translating to MSRFFIDRPVFAWVIALLIMLAGVLAIIGMPVEQYPTIAPPQVSISAFYPGASAETLQNSVTQVIEQELTGIDNIRYFSSTSESAGMVTITVTLEPGTDPDIAQVQVQNKVQTAMPQLPQAVQSQGVTVEKSSTSYLFVTSFYSNNPDIDQIYLADLISSQISDPISRISGVGTVTAFGDPYAMRIWLDPQKMYSFQLSTNEVLTAISEQNIDVSAGQLGGLPAVQGQQINATVLAQSRLKTVDEFEDIILRVNTDGSQVRLSDIASVELGAETYGTIIKRMGKPCAAFGISLATGANALDTAARVKTKLAELAEYLPVGVEYSFPYDTTPFVKISIREVVKTLFEAIFLVFLVMFLFLQNFRATLIPTLAVPVVLLGTFAILHVCGFTINTLTMFAMVLAIGLLVDDAIVVVENVERVMSEEGLSPKEATRKSMDQITGALVGIALVLSAVFVPMAFFSGSTGAIYRQFSITIVSAMTLSVLVALILTPTLCATFLKPVPKGHGEKTTGFFGWFNRTFNRARSGTKKASGYIAKRSFRFLIIYALLVVTLGFLFMKMPTGFLPDEDQGVLMVMASTPAGASAQRTEAAMKQLDHYLQTEQTKNIEQYMTIVGFSFAGHGQNTALGFLNMKDWSERKGKDQSVMAIANQIMRAMSEVKDAMIFAFYPPPIIDLGTASGFDFQLIDYVGLGHDKLMQARNQLLGMARKNPKLVGVRPNGLNDVPQFKIEIDFQKARALGLAIADINDTLQTAWGSSYVNDFMDKNRVKKVYVQGITKSRMQPTDIEEWYVKNSSGKMVPFTAFTKTSWNYGSPRLERFNGYASINILGANAPGVSSGEAMTEMEEMSKKLPEGIGYEWSGLSYEERASGSQAPALYAISILIVFLSLAALYESWSIPFSVLFVLPLGIIGAVIATSAFGMDNDIYFQVALLTTLGLCAKNAILIVEFAKELYEDGHTLMDAALTAFELRYRPIIMTSMAFILGVLPLATSSGAGAASQNAIGIAVIGGMFAATFLAIFFVPLFFVIVEKMSLSKKPEEIIVEKDSEVE from the coding sequence ATGTCTCGTTTTTTTATTGATCGTCCAGTTTTTGCCTGGGTCATCGCCCTACTCATCATGCTGGCGGGTGTCCTTGCCATCATCGGCATGCCAGTAGAGCAATATCCTACTATCGCTCCTCCTCAGGTCTCCATCTCGGCCTTTTACCCTGGTGCCTCTGCGGAAACTCTGCAAAACAGTGTTACCCAGGTTATAGAACAGGAACTGACCGGAATTGATAATATACGTTATTTCAGTTCCACCAGTGAGTCAGCAGGTATGGTAACCATTACAGTTACCCTGGAGCCGGGAACTGACCCTGATATCGCTCAGGTTCAAGTACAGAATAAAGTACAAACGGCAATGCCACAGCTACCACAGGCGGTGCAATCACAGGGGGTTACTGTTGAAAAATCCTCCACAAGTTATCTTTTTGTAACCAGCTTTTACTCTAACAACCCAGATATCGACCAGATCTACCTTGCCGATCTTATCTCATCCCAAATAAGTGACCCTATTTCAAGGATTAGCGGAGTCGGTACGGTAACGGCCTTTGGTGACCCATACGCCATGCGTATATGGCTCGATCCACAAAAAATGTACAGTTTTCAACTCTCAACAAATGAAGTACTGACGGCGATCTCTGAACAAAATATCGATGTCTCCGCAGGACAGTTGGGCGGCCTGCCTGCTGTGCAGGGACAACAGATCAACGCAACGGTACTTGCCCAGTCACGTTTAAAGACCGTTGATGAATTTGAAGATATTATCCTGCGGGTAAACACAGATGGATCTCAGGTACGCTTAAGCGACATTGCCTCCGTTGAACTTGGTGCTGAAACCTACGGCACCATCATTAAACGAATGGGAAAGCCCTGTGCCGCCTTTGGTATAAGTCTAGCAACGGGAGCCAACGCCCTGGATACCGCAGCTCGGGTAAAAACAAAACTGGCAGAACTGGCCGAATACCTACCGGTTGGAGTTGAGTACAGCTTTCCCTATGACACAACGCCATTTGTAAAAATTTCCATCAGAGAAGTTGTAAAGACCCTGTTTGAGGCTATCTTCCTCGTCTTTCTTGTTATGTTTCTCTTTCTGCAAAATTTCAGGGCAACACTGATCCCTACCCTTGCCGTACCGGTTGTTCTCCTCGGTACCTTTGCTATTTTACATGTCTGCGGCTTTACCATCAACACCCTCACCATGTTTGCCATGGTACTTGCCATCGGTCTGCTAGTGGATGATGCCATTGTTGTGGTAGAAAACGTTGAAAGGGTCATGAGCGAAGAGGGACTCTCGCCCAAAGAGGCCACCCGTAAATCCATGGATCAAATCACCGGCGCCCTCGTCGGTATCGCTTTAGTGCTCTCTGCTGTTTTTGTTCCCATGGCCTTCTTTAGTGGTTCTACCGGTGCTATCTATCGCCAATTTTCCATTACCATTGTCTCAGCAATGACACTTTCTGTGCTCGTCGCCCTGATCCTGACCCCAACCCTCTGTGCCACATTTTTAAAACCGGTTCCAAAGGGGCATGGCGAGAAAACGACTGGTTTTTTTGGTTGGTTCAACCGAACCTTCAACCGGGCACGGAGTGGGACCAAAAAAGCCTCCGGCTACATTGCCAAACGCAGCTTCCGTTTTCTTATCATCTACGCCCTACTCGTTGTTACCCTTGGCTTTTTATTCATGAAAATGCCAACGGGATTTTTACCAGACGAAGATCAGGGTGTTCTCATGGTAATGGCCTCGACCCCTGCCGGGGCATCAGCACAACGAACAGAAGCTGCAATGAAACAACTTGATCACTACCTGCAAACAGAACAAACCAAGAACATCGAGCAATATATGACCATCGTCGGTTTTAGCTTTGCCGGTCATGGCCAAAATACCGCTTTAGGCTTCCTCAATATGAAGGATTGGTCAGAGAGAAAGGGAAAAGACCAGAGCGTTATGGCCATTGCAAATCAAATTATGCGAGCCATGTCCGAGGTGAAAGATGCAATGATCTTTGCTTTTTATCCTCCTCCCATCATCGACCTTGGTACCGCATCGGGTTTTGACTTCCAGCTCATCGACTATGTAGGCCTTGGCCATGACAAACTGATGCAGGCACGTAACCAATTACTGGGCATGGCCAGAAAAAACCCCAAATTGGTCGGCGTTCGCCCCAATGGTCTCAACGATGTCCCTCAATTTAAGATAGAGATAGATTTCCAAAAAGCTCGAGCACTTGGCCTTGCTATCGCCGATATCAATGACACCCTGCAAACAGCGTGGGGTTCGAGTTACGTCAATGACTTTATGGACAAAAACAGAGTAAAAAAAGTCTATGTCCAGGGAATTACCAAATCACGAATGCAACCAACTGATATCGAAGAGTGGTATGTCAAAAATTCCTCGGGGAAAATGGTTCCTTTTACCGCCTTTACCAAGACCTCTTGGAACTACGGTTCTCCTCGTCTTGAACGATTTAACGGCTATGCCTCCATCAACATCCTGGGAGCCAATGCACCAGGAGTCAGTTCCGGTGAGGCGATGACAGAGATGGAAGAGATGTCCAAAAAGCTCCCTGAGGGTATTGGTTATGAATGGTCAGGGCTTTCCTACGAAGAGCGTGCTTCAGGATCCCAAGCTCCGGCCCTCTACGCCATCTCTATTCTCATTGTCTTCCTCAGTCTAGCAGCCCTCTATGAGAGTTGGTCCATCCCCTTCTCCGTACTATTTGTCCTGCCTCTGGGTATTATTGGAGCAGTTATCGCCACCTCGGCCTTTGGCATGGACAATGATATTTATTTCCAAGTAGCCCTGCTCACCACCCTTGGGCTCTGCGCTAAGAATGCAATTTTAATCGTTGAGTTCGCAAAAGAACTCTACGAAGACGGCCATACCCTTATGGATGCGGCCCTCACCGCCTTTGAACTGCGCTACAGACCAATCATCATGACCTCCATGGCCTTTATCCTTGGCGTACTACCACTTGCCACATCCAGTGGTGCCGGTGCCGCAAGTCAAAATGCGATTGGCATAGCTGTTATAGGTGGAATGTTTGCGGCGACATTTCTCGCAATCTTTTTTGTACCACTTTTCTTTGTAATCGTTGAAAAAATGTCCCTTAGCAAAAAACCGGAAGAGATAATCGTCGAAAAAGACAGCGAGGTAGAATAA
- a CDS encoding J domain-containing protein: MKNYYEILGLDKDCTSDELRRKYRKLAMKYHPDQNPDNPEFQEKFKEIAEAYGVLSDSKKRQEYDRFGAAGGGFGAGTTGFSYSQEEIFRDLFNDPQFQQMFSTILGEFQKSGLRSNPEFVQKSFFGKRGGMFLGGVMFLGSLAGQVAKAKIKEKLPNKETVMRSLGRRVGNFLGYGEEKKKVAEQLPLSGDIAYTLELSLEEMRVGKTVEISVPHSGGEEHFKVQVPAGSTVGQKLRLRGRGAESSQGRGDLYLELGLPG, encoded by the coding sequence ATGAAAAATTATTATGAAATACTGGGGCTTGATAAAGACTGTACGAGCGATGAGTTACGACGAAAATATCGCAAGCTTGCCATGAAGTATCACCCTGACCAGAACCCTGATAATCCCGAGTTTCAAGAAAAATTTAAGGAGATTGCCGAGGCCTATGGTGTCCTCAGTGATTCCAAAAAACGACAGGAGTACGATAGATTTGGGGCCGCAGGAGGTGGTTTTGGTGCCGGCACCACCGGCTTCTCCTATAGCCAGGAAGAAATTTTTCGTGATCTGTTCAATGATCCCCAGTTCCAGCAGATGTTCAGTACCATTTTAGGTGAGTTTCAGAAATCCGGTCTGCGTTCAAATCCTGAATTTGTCCAAAAGAGTTTTTTTGGTAAACGGGGTGGAATGTTTCTTGGTGGGGTAATGTTTTTGGGCTCTCTGGCAGGCCAGGTAGCAAAGGCAAAGATAAAAGAAAAACTTCCAAATAAAGAAACCGTTATGCGTTCTCTAGGCCGGCGGGTGGGAAATTTTCTTGGCTACGGCGAGGAGAAAAAAAAGGTAGCTGAACAGCTACCCTTATCCGGTGATATTGCCTATACTTTGGAGCTTAGTCTGGAAGAGATGAGAGTAGGAAAGACCGTGGAGATCTCTGTGCCTCATTCCGGGGGTGAAGAGCATTTTAAGGTGCAGGTTCCTGCCGGCTCAACTGTTGGGCAAAAGTTGCGTCTGCGGGGTCGTGGTGCCGAGTCGAGTCAGGGTAGGGGCGATCTATATCTTGAGCTTGGCCTGCCTGGCTGA